The following DNA comes from Weissella koreensis KACC 15510.
TGAAGCTGATGATGCGGCGGCTTCGGAAGCTGCGGCTGATGATGCAGCGGCCTCTGAGGCTGAAGCTGATGATTCAGCAGCAAGTGATGTAGTTGCATCGTCAGCTGCTTGAGCAGCAACGTCAGTAGCAGTAGCTGTTGATGCAGCTACTTGAGTATCATCATCTGATACTACTAATTCTTGATCTTTAATGATCAAGTTAGCATCTTTTAAATTATTAGCTTGTACTAAATCGTTAACGGTTGTATTGAACTTTGTTGCAATATCGCTCAAAGTATCTCCACCTTCAACGGTATAAGTAGTAGCGGCGTGAATAGCAGTTTGACCAGCCCCAAATACGGCAGTCAATCCAGCAACTGTTAAAGCTGTTTCTTTTACTTTATTCATTATTTAAAACTCTCCTAGACTTCAGAAATCCATCTACTGCGCTCCAAGCATTATTACTGGGCGCTTCTTTACGACGTATCCGCCGTAATCAACATATATAAGTTTACCAA
Coding sequences within:
- a CDS encoding LysM peptidoglycan-binding domain-containing protein, coding for MNKVKETALTVAGLTAVFGAGQTAIHAATTYTVEGGDTLSDIATKFNTTVNDLVQANNLKDANLIIKDQELVVSDDDTQVAASTATATDVAAQAADDATTSLAAESSASASEAAASSAAASEAAASSASAAASTAANTDTKQVAASSPAAVATAVTGSGSVYDQFIAAGGTASLWQSVVMPESGGNPNAVSPNGYHGLGQTMNSWGYGSVANQTSGMISYAVSRYGSIDSAIAFRSSHGWW